One Gloeothece verrucosa PCC 7822 DNA window includes the following coding sequences:
- a CDS encoding shikimate dehydrogenase, with protein MPPITGTTKLLGVIGDPIEHSLSPVMHNAAITQLGADFVYVPFLIKPENLKTALAGFEAIGVVGFSITIPHKQAIIPLLSPSHISTTAKLVGAVNTLYKKDNEWHGTNTDLEGFLSPLQNITLPWSQVTPVILGNGGAARAVVVGCHQLGCPEISVVGRNKQKLDDFYQSWANTPIQEALRVHLWEDLPGLVSKTQFLINATPIGMDKQSHLSPVEVTTLEKLPAGTIAYDLIYKPNPTLFLKQAQQQGAIIIDGLEMLVQQGASALSIWLDQPIPDAVIGVMRQALRDYLGL; from the coding sequence ATGCCGCCTATTACTGGTACAACTAAACTCCTTGGGGTGATCGGTGATCCGATTGAACATTCTTTATCTCCTGTGATGCACAATGCGGCCATTACTCAGTTAGGGGCAGATTTTGTCTATGTTCCCTTTTTGATTAAACCTGAAAATTTAAAAACAGCGCTCGCCGGATTTGAAGCCATTGGTGTTGTAGGATTTAGTATTACCATTCCTCATAAACAGGCGATTATTCCTCTGCTATCGCCCTCACACATCTCGACTACCGCAAAATTAGTCGGTGCTGTCAATACCCTCTACAAGAAAGATAACGAATGGCATGGCACCAATACCGATTTAGAAGGGTTTCTCTCTCCTTTACAAAACATCACTCTTCCTTGGAGTCAAGTTACTCCCGTTATTTTAGGTAATGGAGGAGCCGCTAGAGCGGTGGTGGTGGGTTGTCATCAGTTAGGATGCCCTGAAATTAGCGTTGTAGGGCGCAATAAACAGAAATTAGATGATTTTTATCAAAGTTGGGCGAATACCCCTATTCAAGAGGCTTTAAGGGTTCATCTGTGGGAAGATTTACCGGGGTTGGTATCAAAAACTCAGTTCTTGATCAATGCCACTCCTATAGGAATGGATAAGCAGAGTCATCTCTCTCCAGTGGAAGTAACAACCCTAGAAAAATTACCAGCAGGAACCATTGCTTATGATTTAATTTATAAACCCAATCCGACTTTATTTTTAAAGCAAGCCCAACAGCAAGGGGCAATTATTATTGATGGCTTAGAAATGTTAGTGCAGCAAGGAGCCTCGGCACTTTCGATCTGGTTAGATCAACCGATTCCTGATGCAGTTATCGGGGTAATGCGTCAAGCTTTACGAGATTATTTAGGGCTTTAA
- a CDS encoding YggT family protein, whose amino-acid sequence MSSEILFFLGTILLRFLQIYSLVLIVRILLTWFQGADWAYQIMSFLSPITDPYLNIFRSFIPPLGGIDFSPILAIFLLQILQSLVESFAYGSQSVSAMF is encoded by the coding sequence ATGAGTTCTGAAATCTTATTTTTTCTGGGTACGATTTTGTTACGATTTCTGCAAATCTATTCCCTGGTCTTAATTGTTAGGATTTTACTGACTTGGTTTCAAGGGGCTGACTGGGCTTATCAGATTATGTCTTTCTTAAGTCCCATTACCGACCCCTATTTAAACATTTTCCGTTCTTTTATCCCCCCCTTGGGAGGGATAGATTTTTCGCCGATTCTAGCGATTTTTCTCTTGCAAATCCTTCAAAGCCTGGTAGAGTCTTTCGCTTACGGAAGTCAAAGCGTTTCCGCGATGTTTTAG
- a CDS encoding PEP-CTERM sorting domain-containing protein, with protein MMLRTFAILLLGSATITVMPTQKILAGTLTGELPIVIGHRGASGYRPEHTLESYRLAIELGADYIEPDLVSTKDGVLVARHENEISGTTDVANHPEFADRKTTKIIDGQTLTGWFTEDFTLAELKTLRAKERIPNIRPQNTVYNGLFEIPTLQEVIDLAKQKSAELGRTIGIYPETKHPSYFDSIGLSLEEPLVNILKANGYNSQTSPVFIQSFEVSNLQELNTLIDVPLIQLIDSAENKPYDFVLSGDARTYGDLITATGLADIANYADGIGAYKWLIIPRDAQGNLLSPTTLVDDAHAAGLLVHSWTFRRENNFLPANLQNQPEEEFKRYYQTGLDGMFSDNPDIAFAARAAVYGVPEPLTLLGAGTAMAFGAAFKRKLKQK; from the coding sequence ATGATGCTGCGAACTTTTGCCATACTTTTGTTAGGATCAGCTACAATAACGGTTATGCCAACCCAAAAAATCCTAGCAGGAACATTGACCGGTGAACTCCCTATAGTCATTGGACATCGAGGCGCGAGCGGCTATCGCCCTGAACATACTTTAGAATCTTATAGATTAGCCATTGAATTAGGGGCTGATTACATAGAACCTGATTTAGTTTCTACTAAAGATGGTGTCCTGGTTGCTCGTCATGAAAATGAAATTTCTGGAACCACTGATGTTGCTAATCATCCCGAATTTGCTGACCGTAAAACCACCAAAATTATTGATGGACAAACCCTAACCGGTTGGTTTACGGAAGATTTTACTTTAGCCGAATTAAAAACGCTACGGGCAAAAGAAAGAATTCCCAATATTCGCCCACAAAACACCGTTTATAACGGGCTATTTGAAATTCCTACTTTACAAGAAGTGATTGATTTAGCCAAGCAAAAAAGTGCTGAACTGGGGCGGACGATTGGGATTTATCCAGAAACCAAACATCCCAGTTATTTTGATTCCATTGGCTTATCTTTAGAAGAACCGTTAGTAAACATTTTAAAAGCTAATGGATATAACAGCCAAACCTCACCGGTTTTTATTCAGTCTTTTGAAGTGAGCAATTTACAGGAATTAAATACTTTAATCGATGTCCCTCTAATCCAACTGATTGATAGTGCTGAAAACAAACCCTATGATTTTGTCTTAAGCGGAGATGCAAGGACTTATGGGGATTTAATTACTGCCACAGGTTTAGCCGATATTGCCAATTATGCTGATGGAATAGGGGCTTATAAATGGTTAATTATTCCTAGGGATGCACAGGGAAATTTATTATCTCCTACTACCCTTGTGGATGATGCTCACGCGGCTGGATTATTGGTTCATTCCTGGACATTTCGTCGAGAAAATAATTTCTTACCTGCCAATTTACAAAATCAGCCAGAAGAAGAATTTAAAAGATATTATCAGACAGGACTTGATGGGATGTTTAGCGATAATCCTGATATAGCCTTTGCGGCGCGTGCTGCTGTTTATGGGGTTCCTGAACCTTTGACGCTTTTGGGTGCAGGAACAGCAATGGCTTTTGGTGCGGCTTTTAAGCGTAAACTGAAGCAAAAGTAA
- a CDS encoding ATP-binding protein — translation MTQVFFKSYLLLFLLILAGYLGNYYHYSLFFGIDFLFGSIFSLVVVYFYGTVWGVIAALIAGSYTYQLWGHPYAALIITGEALFVGLMLRRRQRSIVLLCSLYWLVFGTSLVYLCYGLIKQVPVTQMNLVILKQALNGIFNAIIANLIITYIPIAKFLGFQSKNPKLSFQEIFFNLLITFIFIPTLFLSALNGQQALNNITREIQSELNTAARPIISNFNLWYRNHLQAVNTLAEQAALSNLNPSKQLENLTLSLKQAFPSFLNFYVINKQGEMVASALPVTEISEDWKKKVNLDLEQMAKTLKPTISDVYENPASTVFYIDLKIPIITQKGFQGIAYGTLNFSQVYSLLKNNIEIPGIQIILLDKYNQVIVDSRFSLSPKTFFNPRQNGEIKLLNDQSFQWLPKPSQETPIMVRWKKSFYVKDVPISNEIPWRLVIKIPTENYIKYLESLYIKNLLLILIIAVTGLGVSQLVSYQITLPLIQLGKITTDLPQKVIEDWDETHIPRSPIQEIAILSNNFSTMIKALKRQFTALYHINESLEKRVEERTEELVKVNHDLAEEIREKEKIEADLRESEERYSLAVSGSNDAIWDWDLRTNSVYYSPVWMKISGEDNYYYSNCWSLWQENIHSEDLPLVLSSIQNHLEGKNPIYEQTYRIKHCQGHYIWVEAKAKCLHDREGKPYRMVGTITDITAKKQAEEELKAAKEAAEIANRIKSQFIANISHEIRTPMNAILGFCELLLNIHNDPRTLSYIQSISSSGRTLLALINDILDLSKIEAGKLELNYEPINLRELIIDVCQIFSTQAQTKKLQLLTEFEPNVPHVINFDEVRLRQILFNIIGNALKFTEKGYVKVTVFSENLATNNNYIQLKISVEDTGIGIATGQQDRIFDMFTQSEGQSTRKYGGTGLGLSITKRLTEMLGGQIILQSELGKGSIFTLIFPKIQSVTSGKKPPRESSSNINLSQFKPSTILVVDDVQSNRELLQSYFEGTPHRLLLARDGAEAIDLAKINQPDLILMDLRMPNIDGYKATELLKEDPQTTKIPIVIVTAYSDYKEQNAGKNLCQGFLYKPISRTQLDSCLRLFLPRLEKATDLIQQLGDTSDANPEQKEIKDGLELLEKLQQIQETIWEELCQRMIIRKLEKFAKNLEYLGEKHHCKQLSAYGEELTTLIETFDDENLSKSLAAFPQLRQAIAAEVLETN, via the coding sequence TTGATCAAGCAGGTTCCCGTAACCCAAATGAATTTAGTCATACTCAAACAAGCGCTTAATGGAATTTTTAATGCCATTATTGCTAATCTCATCATTACTTATATTCCTATCGCTAAATTTTTGGGTTTTCAGTCTAAAAATCCTAAATTATCTTTTCAAGAAATTTTCTTTAATCTTTTAATTACGTTTATTTTTATTCCTACCTTGTTTTTGTCAGCTTTAAACGGACAACAGGCATTAAATAATATTACCCGAGAAATTCAATCTGAACTGAATACCGCAGCACGCCCCATTATTAGTAACTTTAATCTCTGGTATCGCAATCATTTACAAGCCGTCAATACCCTCGCTGAGCAAGCCGCTCTTTCTAACCTGAATCCATCCAAACAACTAGAAAACTTGACCCTATCTTTAAAACAAGCCTTTCCTTCTTTTCTCAACTTTTATGTCATCAATAAGCAAGGAGAAATGGTGGCATCTGCTCTCCCTGTTACTGAGATAAGTGAAGATTGGAAAAAAAAGGTAAATCTTGACCTTGAGCAGATGGCTAAAACCTTAAAACCCACCATTAGTGATGTTTATGAAAATCCCGCATCAACGGTTTTTTATATTGATTTAAAAATTCCCATTATCACTCAAAAGGGTTTTCAAGGAATTGCTTATGGGACGCTAAATTTTAGTCAAGTTTATTCTTTACTGAAAAATAATATAGAGATCCCGGGAATACAAATAATTCTTTTAGATAAATACAATCAGGTTATTGTAGATAGCCGTTTTAGCCTCAGTCCAAAAACCTTTTTTAATCCTCGACAAAATGGAGAAATTAAGCTCCTAAATGATCAATCTTTTCAATGGCTTCCTAAACCCTCACAAGAAACTCCCATAATGGTGCGCTGGAAAAAGTCTTTTTATGTTAAGGACGTGCCCATTAGTAATGAGATTCCTTGGCGATTAGTGATTAAAATTCCCACTGAAAACTATATTAAATATTTGGAATCTTTATATATAAAAAATTTATTGTTAATCTTGATTATTGCTGTAACGGGCTTAGGGGTATCTCAATTAGTTAGCTATCAAATAACCTTACCTCTAATCCAATTAGGCAAAATCACCACTGATTTACCTCAAAAAGTAATTGAAGACTGGGATGAGACTCATATTCCCCGCTCTCCCATCCAGGAAATAGCGATCTTATCTAATAATTTTAGTACCATGATCAAGGCACTAAAAAGACAATTTACAGCCCTCTACCATATTAATGAAAGCCTTGAAAAAAGAGTAGAAGAAAGAACAGAAGAACTTGTAAAAGTAAATCATGATTTAGCTGAAGAAATTAGAGAAAAAGAAAAAATAGAAGCCGATCTTAGAGAAAGTGAAGAACGCTATTCTTTAGCAGTTTCGGGAAGCAATGATGCCATTTGGGACTGGGATCTGAGGACAAATTCCGTTTATTATTCTCCCGTATGGATGAAAATTTCAGGCGAGGACAATTATTATTATTCTAATTGTTGGTCACTGTGGCAAGAAAATATTCACAGTGAAGATTTACCTTTAGTTTTGAGTTCTATCCAAAATCATCTAGAAGGAAAAAACCCCATTTATGAACAGACTTATCGCATCAAACACTGCCAAGGTCACTATATTTGGGTTGAAGCCAAAGCAAAATGTCTGCATGATCGAGAAGGAAAACCCTATCGAATGGTCGGCACAATTACAGATATTACCGCTAAAAAACAAGCAGAAGAAGAACTGAAAGCCGCCAAAGAAGCGGCAGAAATTGCTAATCGAATAAAAAGCCAGTTTATCGCTAATATTAGCCATGAAATACGCACACCGATGAATGCAATTTTAGGCTTCTGCGAACTCTTATTAAACATTCATAATGACCCGCGTACTCTGTCTTATATACAATCAATTTCCTCGAGTGGTCGTACTCTTTTAGCCTTAATTAATGATATTTTAGACCTTTCTAAAATCGAAGCCGGCAAATTAGAACTAAATTACGAACCCATCAATTTAAGAGAATTAATTATAGACGTTTGTCAAATTTTCTCAACCCAAGCTCAGACTAAAAAATTACAATTACTCACTGAATTTGAGCCGAATGTACCTCATGTAATAAACTTTGATGAAGTCCGATTACGGCAAATCCTGTTTAATATCATTGGTAATGCTCTCAAATTTACTGAAAAAGGCTATGTTAAAGTTACTGTTTTTTCTGAAAATTTAGCCACAAATAACAACTACATTCAGCTAAAAATTTCTGTAGAAGATACAGGAATTGGCATTGCCACCGGTCAGCAGGATCGCATTTTTGATATGTTTACTCAAAGTGAAGGACAAAGTACAAGAAAATATGGAGGAACGGGATTAGGATTAAGCATTACAAAGCGCTTGACAGAAATGTTAGGCGGTCAGATCATCCTACAAAGTGAGCTAGGTAAAGGCAGTATTTTTACCCTGATTTTTCCGAAAATTCAATCCGTTACCAGTGGGAAAAAGCCACCTCGAGAAAGTTCATCAAATATCAATTTAAGCCAATTTAAACCCTCGACTATTTTAGTGGTGGATGATGTGCAATCTAATCGTGAACTGCTGCAAAGTTATTTTGAAGGAACACCTCATCGTTTATTACTAGCAAGAGATGGTGCTGAAGCGATTGATTTAGCCAAAATTAATCAACCCGATCTGATTCTTATGGATTTACGTATGCCTAATATTGATGGATATAAAGCCACTGAATTATTAAAAGAAGACCCACAGACGACTAAAATTCCCATTGTAATTGTTACAGCTTATTCAGACTATAAAGAACAAAATGCGGGAAAAAATCTTTGTCAAGGTTTTTTGTATAAACCCATCAGTCGCACTCAATTAGATAGTTGTCTTCGGTTGTTTTTACCTCGCTTAGAAAAGGCAACAGATTTAATTCAACAATTAGGAGATACTTCCGATGCGAACCCAGAGCAAAAAGAAATTAAAGACGGTCTAGAACTCTTGGAAAAATTACAACAAATCCAAGAGACAATCTGGGAAGAACTCTGCCAAAGAATGATTATCAGAAAATTAGAAAAATTTGCTAAAAATTTAGAATATTTAGGAGAAAAACATCACTGTAAACAATTGTCAGCTTATGGGGAAGAATTAACTACTCTAATTGAAACTTTTGACGATGAAAATTTATCTAAAAGCCTCGCCGCTTTTCCCCAATTACGACAAGCGATAGCGGCTGAAGTATTAGAAACAAATTGA
- the crtD gene encoding C-3',4' desaturase CrtD produces MPKQQEGEKTRVIVVGAGIGGLTAGALLARRGYDVTIYDQAILPGGCASTFTRRGFTFDVGATQVAGLEEGGIHKRIFDELEIELPQATLCDPACAVFLPGETQPINVWRDPHQWKLERQKQFPGSEPFWQLIDKLFEASWQFQARDPVLPPRNLWDMWQLASAVRLDTLITVPFTLMTVGDALKLYGLYGDKRLLTFLDMQLKLYSQVGADETALLYAATALSVSTAPQGLYHLQGSMQSLSDRLVEGLSKYGGKLYMRHTVEQINTEAGRVKGVRVRHQKTGEVFTQSADQVVANVTVQNLVSLCGDNAFNGLNGFAYKTRVDKLAEPSGAFVVYLGVDQKAIPQGCPPHLQFLYDYEGVIGENNSLFVSVSKPGDGRAPSGTATVIASSFTDAAMWWQGTKEHYQRLKEQYTSEAIARLGKYFHLTPETIIHTEAATPRTFARFTARKNGIVGGIGQRISTFGPFGIATRTPVKNLWLVGDSTHPGEGTAGVSYSALTVVRQITALV; encoded by the coding sequence ATGCCAAAACAGCAGGAAGGCGAGAAAACTCGTGTTATCGTGGTGGGGGCAGGCATAGGAGGATTAACCGCCGGTGCCTTACTGGCGCGTCGAGGGTATGATGTCACCATCTATGATCAGGCAATTTTACCGGGCGGCTGTGCCTCAACCTTTACTAGACGCGGCTTTACCTTTGATGTAGGCGCTACTCAGGTAGCCGGGTTAGAAGAAGGGGGCATTCATAAACGGATTTTTGATGAGTTAGAAATAGAACTCCCCCAAGCAACGCTATGTGATCCGGCTTGTGCGGTGTTTTTACCCGGTGAAACACAACCCATTAATGTGTGGCGAGATCCGCATCAATGGAAACTCGAAAGACAAAAACAGTTTCCCGGCAGCGAACCCTTTTGGCAATTAATCGATAAATTGTTTGAGGCAAGTTGGCAGTTTCAAGCCAGAGATCCCGTATTACCGCCGCGTAACCTTTGGGATATGTGGCAATTAGCCTCGGCTGTGCGTTTAGATACCCTCATTACGGTTCCTTTTACCCTGATGACGGTGGGGGATGCTTTAAAGTTATATGGGTTATATGGGGATAAGCGGCTTTTAACCTTCCTGGATATGCAGTTAAAGCTTTATTCTCAAGTAGGCGCAGATGAAACAGCCCTGTTATATGCGGCTACTGCCCTATCCGTTTCCACTGCACCCCAAGGGTTATATCATCTACAAGGAAGTATGCAAAGCTTAAGCGATCGCCTAGTAGAAGGATTAAGCAAATACGGGGGTAAGCTTTATATGCGGCATACAGTAGAACAGATTAACACCGAAGCCGGGCGGGTTAAGGGGGTAAGAGTTCGCCATCAAAAAACCGGGGAAGTGTTCACACAAAGCGCGGATCAAGTGGTGGCTAACGTAACCGTACAGAATTTAGTCTCGTTGTGTGGAGATAATGCCTTTAATGGGTTGAATGGTTTCGCTTACAAGACGAGAGTAGATAAACTGGCTGAACCTTCGGGCGCGTTTGTGGTGTATTTGGGGGTAGATCAAAAAGCGATTCCTCAAGGATGCCCGCCTCATCTTCAATTCCTCTATGATTATGAGGGGGTGATCGGGGAGAATAACTCTTTGTTTGTTTCTGTCAGTAAACCCGGAGATGGTAGGGCACCCTCGGGAACAGCCACTGTGATCGCCTCTTCTTTTACGGATGCGGCTATGTGGTGGCAAGGCACAAAAGAACATTATCAACGCTTAAAAGAACAATATACCTCTGAAGCCATCGCCCGTTTAGGAAAGTATTTTCATCTAACTCCAGAAACGATTATTCATACTGAAGCCGCTACGCCTCGCACCTTTGCCCGCTTTACCGCGCGGAAAAATGGTATTGTAGGGGGAATTGGTCAACGGATCTCCACTTTTGGGCCTTTTGGCATAGCGACGCGCACCCCCGTCAAAAATCTCTGGCTAGTAGGGGACTCAACCCATCCCGGAGAAGGCACAGCAGGGGTTAGTTATTCAGCCCTGACAGTGGTTCGACAAATTACTGCGCTTGTATAG